One genomic segment of Natrononativus amylolyticus includes these proteins:
- a CDS encoding ABC transporter ATP-binding protein — MAKGQLRTTTVDEGRRESTATDVVLELEGVAKHYGSERVIPDLSLAVRDGEILTLLGPSGCGKTTTLRLIAGLEKPDAGMIRLEGRPVADESNFVAPESRGVGVVFQEFALFPHLTARENVAFGLREWPDDEREARVDELLDLVGLSDHGEDYPDELSGGQQQRVALARSLAPEPEMLLLDEPFSNLDVDLRVEMREEVRRIIKEAGVTAISVTHDQEEALSISDRVAVMNDGDIEQIDPPERVFQQPESRFVAGFLGHASFLSGRVHGDHVDTALGRVLREDVHGLVAEYDGTAIDLLVRPDDVTAYPTTPGEADGRVVYRRYLGPTVLYRVELESGDVIECMHNHSDRIDLDERVAVRVTADHELAWFPADQRA, encoded by the coding sequence ATGGCGAAGGGACAACTACGCACGACGACGGTCGACGAGGGGAGGCGAGAATCGACGGCGACCGACGTCGTCCTCGAACTCGAGGGGGTCGCGAAACACTACGGGAGCGAACGGGTGATCCCCGACCTCTCGCTCGCGGTTCGCGATGGGGAGATTCTCACGCTTCTGGGTCCCTCCGGCTGCGGGAAGACGACGACGTTGCGGCTGATCGCGGGCCTCGAGAAGCCCGACGCGGGCATGATCCGTCTCGAGGGCCGGCCGGTCGCCGACGAGAGCAACTTCGTCGCGCCCGAGTCCCGCGGCGTCGGCGTCGTCTTCCAGGAGTTCGCGCTGTTTCCGCACCTCACGGCCCGCGAGAACGTCGCCTTCGGCCTGCGGGAGTGGCCCGACGACGAGCGGGAGGCGCGAGTCGACGAACTGCTCGACCTCGTCGGGCTCTCGGATCACGGCGAGGACTACCCCGACGAGCTCTCGGGCGGCCAGCAACAGCGAGTCGCCCTCGCCCGCTCGCTGGCGCCCGAGCCGGAGATGCTGTTGCTCGACGAGCCCTTCTCGAACCTCGACGTCGACCTCCGCGTGGAGATGCGCGAGGAGGTTCGCCGGATCATCAAGGAGGCGGGCGTCACCGCGATCTCGGTCACTCACGACCAGGAGGAGGCGCTCTCGATCTCCGATCGGGTCGCCGTGATGAACGACGGCGACATCGAACAGATCGATCCGCCCGAGCGCGTCTTCCAGCAGCCCGAATCGCGGTTCGTCGCGGGCTTTCTCGGTCACGCCAGCTTCCTCTCGGGGCGGGTACACGGCGATCACGTCGACACCGCTCTCGGTCGCGTCCTTCGTGAAGACGTCCACGGCCTCGTCGCGGAGTACGACGGCACCGCGATCGACCTCCTCGTCCGTCCCGACGACGTGACCGCGTACCCGACCACCCCCGGCGAAGCCGACGGCCGCGTCGTCTACCGGCGGTATCTCGGCCCCACGGTGCTCTACCGGGTCGAACTCGAGAGCGGCGACGTCATCGAGTGTATGCACAACCACTCCGACCGGATCGACCTCGACGAACGGGTCGCCGTCCGCGTCACCGCCGATCACGAACTGGCCTGGTTCCCCGCCGACCAGCGCGCGTAG
- a CDS encoding DUF7344 domain-containing protein, with the protein MGGDEHSGDDRPPHGDSHDRDRGADSMDELFTALRNRDRRYALYFLLEHRTVSVDELADVVAGWTRATAYGMASRRVRDHVLLTLRHRHVPALVEAGLVRTENGTVSLEALSPTTRAFIDRACAVETGVAHG; encoded by the coding sequence ATGGGTGGGGACGAACACTCGGGGGATGACCGCCCTCCGCACGGCGACAGCCACGACCGCGACCGGGGCGCCGACTCGATGGACGAGCTGTTCACCGCCCTCCGGAACCGGGACCGCCGGTACGCGCTCTACTTCCTGCTCGAGCACCGCACCGTTTCGGTCGACGAACTCGCGGACGTCGTCGCGGGCTGGACCCGGGCCACGGCCTACGGGATGGCGAGTCGGCGAGTGCGCGATCACGTACTGCTCACTCTCAGACACCGCCACGTACCCGCGCTGGTCGAGGCGGGCCTCGTCCGCACCGAGAACGGAACCGTCTCGCTCGAGGCGCTCTCGCCGACGACGCGGGCGTTCATCGACAGGGCGTGTGCGGTCGAAACGGGGGTCGCCCACGGATGA
- a CDS encoding DUF5793 family protein, with protein sequence MRREHFTLTVRNVDWVETDGEPRKPSVSIEFTGPSAILRDRLTAPEGDLLEASETDVALRLQGPLEEDVAGVVSVTDRVTGDFVLELNEDAADVLTFIRAARRYGESDSDDEGRYVVDILLDGDRLTTYEKRTFLVYDDEGSLLRQHSLIPSGVEL encoded by the coding sequence ATGAGGCGCGAGCACTTCACGCTGACCGTCCGCAACGTCGACTGGGTCGAAACCGACGGCGAGCCCCGGAAGCCGTCGGTATCGATCGAGTTCACCGGCCCGTCGGCGATACTTCGCGACCGCCTCACCGCTCCCGAGGGCGACCTCCTCGAGGCGTCGGAGACCGACGTCGCCCTGCGTCTCCAGGGCCCCCTCGAGGAGGACGTCGCCGGCGTCGTCAGCGTGACCGACCGAGTCACGGGCGACTTCGTGCTCGAACTCAACGAGGACGCCGCGGACGTCCTCACGTTCATCCGGGCGGCCCGGCGCTACGGCGAGAGCGACTCCGACGACGAGGGCCGGTACGTCGTCGACATCCTCCTCGACGGCGACCGGCTGACGACCTACGAGAAACGGACGTTCCTCGTCTACGACGACGAGGGGAGCCTGCTTCGCCAGCACAGCCTCATCCCGAGCGGCGTCGAGCTCTGA
- a CDS encoding NAD(P)/FAD-dependent oxidoreductase, giving the protein MHVAVLGAGYAGLTLTRLLERELPEDVEITLVNESPNHLVQHELHRVIRRPAVAGEISLPLRDLLERADLRVARVEEIDREGRRVVCAAGDLEYDYCAICLGAETAFYGLESVREHALPLKRLEHAERIRAQTLDALETEEPRLVVGGAGLSGVQVAGELAALAREAGSEATVTLLEQYDEVAPQFPANFRRALEAALLDAGVEVQTGETVVDADPERIACESGTTYPHDAFVWAGGIAGSGAMARERPTVRSDLRLADHAFALGDAVRVVDAHGQAVPASAQAAVREARTAAENLSRLVEYEREGGLFEPRLERFTFESPGWIVSVGDDAVAQVGSSVLRGRAANAVKTTVGVGYHSAIGDVRGAVEQVQRALPTRERD; this is encoded by the coding sequence ATGCACGTCGCGGTTCTCGGCGCCGGCTACGCGGGTCTGACGCTGACCCGGTTGCTCGAGCGTGAACTCCCAGAAGACGTCGAGATCACGCTCGTCAACGAGTCGCCGAATCACCTCGTCCAGCACGAACTCCACCGGGTGATCCGGCGGCCCGCAGTCGCCGGGGAGATCAGCCTGCCGCTGCGGGATCTCCTCGAGCGGGCCGACCTCCGGGTGGCACGCGTCGAAGAAATCGACCGCGAGGGACGACGGGTCGTCTGTGCGGCCGGCGACCTCGAGTACGACTACTGTGCGATCTGTCTCGGGGCCGAAACCGCCTTCTACGGCCTCGAGAGCGTTCGCGAGCACGCGCTCCCGCTCAAACGCCTCGAGCACGCAGAGCGAATCCGAGCGCAAACGCTCGACGCACTCGAGACCGAGGAGCCACGGCTGGTCGTCGGCGGCGCCGGCCTCTCGGGGGTGCAGGTCGCGGGCGAACTCGCCGCGCTGGCTCGCGAGGCGGGAAGCGAGGCGACGGTGACGCTGCTCGAGCAGTACGACGAGGTCGCCCCGCAGTTCCCCGCGAACTTTCGGCGCGCGCTCGAGGCGGCGCTGCTCGACGCCGGCGTCGAGGTGCAGACCGGCGAAACGGTCGTCGACGCGGACCCAGAGCGGATCGCGTGCGAGAGCGGGACGACGTACCCACATGACGCGTTCGTCTGGGCCGGCGGCATCGCCGGCTCGGGGGCGATGGCCCGTGAACGGCCGACCGTCCGAAGCGACCTCCGGCTCGCCGACCACGCCTTCGCCCTCGGCGACGCCGTCCGCGTCGTCGACGCCCACGGCCAGGCGGTGCCCGCGAGCGCCCAGGCGGCCGTCCGCGAGGCCCGCACCGCCGCCGAGAACCTCTCGCGGCTCGTCGAGTACGAGCGCGAGGGCGGGCTGTTCGAGCCACGCCTCGAGCGCTTTACCTTCGAGTCGCCCGGCTGGATCGTCAGCGTCGGCGACGACGCCGTCGCGCAGGTCGGCTCGAGCGTCCTCCGCGGGAGGGCCGCGAACGCGGTGAAGACGACCGTCGGCGTCGGCTACCACTCCGCGATCGGGGACGTCAGGGGCGCGGTCGAGCAGGTACAGCGTGCGCTCCCGACGCGAGAACGGGACTAA
- the fen gene encoding flap endonuclease-1, giving the protein MGNAALREIAVIEEIPFADVEGVVAVDAHNWLYRYLTTTVKWTSSSKYTTPDGTEVANLIGIVQGLPKFFEHDVVPVMVFDGGPSELKADEIDARREQRASYEEQLAVAREEGDEIAIAQLESRTQRLTPTIQETSRELLRLLDVPIVEAPAEGEAQAAHMVRRGDADYVGSEDYDALLFGAPLTLRQLTSKGDPELMDLEATLAHHELTLEQLIDAAILIGTDFNEGVHGIGPKTAISAISEHGDLWSVLEARGEHIEYADRVRQLFRDPNVTDDYDLETSLEPDLEAARAYVTDEWGVDADEVERGFERVDESVTQTGLDRWT; this is encoded by the coding sequence ATGGGTAACGCAGCACTGCGAGAGATCGCCGTCATCGAGGAGATTCCGTTCGCGGACGTCGAGGGGGTCGTCGCCGTCGACGCGCACAACTGGCTCTATCGCTACCTGACGACGACCGTCAAGTGGACCTCGAGTTCGAAATACACCACGCCCGACGGGACCGAAGTCGCGAACCTGATCGGGATCGTCCAGGGGCTGCCGAAGTTCTTCGAACACGACGTGGTGCCGGTGATGGTGTTCGACGGCGGCCCCTCCGAGCTCAAGGCCGACGAGATCGACGCCCGCCGCGAGCAGCGCGCGAGCTACGAGGAACAGCTCGCGGTCGCCCGCGAGGAGGGCGACGAGATCGCGATCGCCCAGCTCGAGTCGCGCACCCAGCGGCTGACGCCGACGATTCAGGAGACGAGCCGCGAACTCCTTCGCTTGCTCGACGTCCCCATCGTGGAGGCGCCCGCCGAGGGCGAGGCGCAGGCGGCGCACATGGTCCGTCGGGGCGACGCCGACTACGTCGGTTCCGAGGACTACGACGCGCTCTTGTTCGGCGCCCCGCTCACGCTGCGCCAGCTCACCAGCAAGGGGGACCCCGAACTGATGGATCTCGAGGCGACGCTCGCCCACCACGAGCTGACGCTGGAACAGCTGATCGACGCCGCGATCCTGATCGGCACCGACTTCAACGAGGGGGTCCACGGCATCGGCCCGAAGACCGCGATCTCGGCGATTTCCGAGCACGGCGACCTCTGGAGCGTTCTCGAAGCGCGCGGCGAACACATCGAGTACGCCGACCGGGTTCGCCAGCTGTTCCGGGACCCGAACGTGACCGACGACTACGACCTCGAGACGAGCCTCGAGCCGGACCTCGAAGCGGCGCGCGCCTACGTGACCGACGAGTGGGGCGTCGACGCCGACGAGGTCGAGCGGGGGTTCGAGCGGGTCGACGAGAGCGTTACCCAGACGGGGCTCGACCGGTGGACGTAG
- a CDS encoding UPF0058 family protein — protein sequence MHKDELLELHEELVIIMEYFSEREDVPDDLFEPYRQLDVDPSHVHKSKSEHKHAVFVLGNALANAMSEDEFSSAGRIGKRMQELADDAESKI from the coding sequence ATGCACAAGGACGAACTCCTCGAACTCCACGAGGAACTCGTGATAATTATGGAGTACTTCTCCGAGCGCGAGGACGTTCCGGACGACCTCTTCGAACCCTACCGACAGCTCGACGTCGATCCCTCGCACGTCCACAAATCCAAGAGCGAGCACAAGCACGCCGTCTTCGTCCTCGGCAACGCCCTGGCCAACGCCATGAGCGAAGACGAGTTCTCGAGCGCCGGCCGCATCGGCAAGCGGATGCAGGAGCTCGCCGACGACGCCGAATCGAAGATCTGA
- a CDS encoding DICT sensory domain-containing protein yields MALRDFLERVEENRPELVLYTAADDPDVAELFSTRAVSLRTRSLPSVSSDGFLVIRADGEFVSSIGFRELREFLEPPIYRPWDDGLIGAGYCTLLEVLDDTLWYTLDRRQLLATSREIENRAWRVGTGTLVAGFQRPGALESQVPVYDRLSRETDLGVTVHCRADRAPSAIPDATVRVHASEEIGTHWLLAYDGGSDDLQSCALLAREREPGAYAGFWTYDPGFVAEILEYVRERYG; encoded by the coding sequence ATGGCGCTTCGCGACTTTCTCGAACGCGTCGAAGAAAACCGGCCCGAACTCGTCCTCTACACGGCGGCGGACGACCCCGACGTCGCCGAACTGTTTTCGACCCGTGCGGTCTCTCTCCGCACCCGGTCGCTGCCGTCGGTCTCGAGCGACGGCTTTCTCGTCATCCGAGCCGACGGCGAGTTCGTCTCCTCGATCGGCTTCCGGGAGCTCCGCGAGTTCCTCGAGCCGCCGATCTACCGTCCGTGGGACGACGGCCTGATCGGCGCGGGGTACTGCACCCTGCTCGAGGTCCTCGACGATACGCTCTGGTATACGCTCGATCGCCGCCAGCTTCTCGCGACGAGCCGCGAGATCGAAAACCGGGCCTGGCGAGTCGGCACCGGGACGCTCGTCGCCGGCTTCCAGCGCCCCGGCGCCCTCGAGTCGCAGGTGCCGGTGTACGACCGCCTGAGCCGGGAAACCGACCTCGGCGTCACCGTCCACTGTCGGGCCGACCGGGCGCCGTCGGCGATCCCGGACGCGACCGTACGAGTCCACGCGAGCGAGGAGATCGGAACACACTGGCTGCTGGCGTACGACGGCGGCAGCGACGACCTGCAGTCGTGTGCCCTCCTCGCCAGGGAGCGCGAACCGGGCGCCTACGCCGGGTTCTGGACGTACGACCCCGGGTTCGTGGCCGAAATCCTCGAGTACGTACGCGAGAGATACGGTTGA
- a CDS encoding DUF7527 domain-containing protein: MDSRMQERVTQWDSRQFAGGYDELSDLADGGFSGAVTAGNTWLFMLNGRIVGVIDGDLEAFEDAAGTAYAAPDPALPLLCTMVSQGGETRAKYYTNETPLTEVDRTLQDGSFTGYIELSERVLSGDYYAVYYGGRRMAAAYIGNAERLLTGDEAFERAAEEVGIYEVIDVDIEVTDVPTGGETSASGAEPSADAAGAAGSPADAETVESPPDDGTTDSTAVTEPTDGADETPPERPEAEPDAPGITDSGEGATEPPTPGITDEPAGAADEAEIEPAESTDERPSEPDGDEGESTDSARDERPPASDTSPEAVSAAAEKLTEGGAWEDVEEDSSDDEDAGGVADDASAGGDGDYERRLEQEAQWRQTRNIPSIDPERTTDSAAGGRTPSRRVGMQPQSITRPDREREESPTAADATADRTGGSPDSEDALESDMLEREDTIDQLTQRVEELERRRRALHERAEALETERDRVRAENQELTATVERLRTKITELESALGDAGSGSDADPDRRTQLSPREALAETNLFVRYASKSRPTLERAHEGQADREEVAENLQLEHHTGFDAADVSVVGQPYEEFLTDSMEFQFVDWLTETLLYEIRDTGRADALADLYDSIPWIDRTELDATISLADDATDDVPDAVSFDVVAFDKMGNPLIVANINDSREPATREMLAEMEEDASAVKANYPDLGAAVVVTSSYFEPGALEVTEEATSGGFLSRSSKLSYVTLSRKQGGYHLCLVEARSGGFHMTVPEL; this comes from the coding sequence ATGGACTCGCGCATGCAAGAGCGCGTCACTCAGTGGGACTCCCGCCAGTTCGCGGGGGGCTACGACGAGCTCTCCGACCTCGCGGACGGCGGCTTTTCGGGAGCGGTCACGGCCGGAAACACGTGGCTGTTCATGCTCAACGGCCGTATCGTCGGCGTCATCGACGGCGACCTCGAGGCGTTCGAGGACGCGGCCGGCACCGCTTACGCCGCGCCCGATCCGGCGCTTCCGCTGCTCTGTACGATGGTGAGCCAGGGCGGCGAGACGCGAGCGAAGTACTACACGAACGAAACGCCCCTGACGGAAGTCGACCGGACGCTTCAGGACGGCTCGTTCACCGGCTACATCGAACTGAGCGAGCGCGTCCTCAGCGGCGATTACTACGCCGTCTACTACGGCGGCCGACGGATGGCCGCCGCCTACATCGGCAACGCCGAGCGGCTGTTGACCGGCGACGAGGCGTTCGAACGCGCCGCCGAGGAGGTCGGCATCTACGAGGTGATCGACGTCGACATCGAGGTAACGGACGTTCCGACCGGCGGCGAGACGAGCGCGAGCGGCGCGGAGCCGTCCGCCGACGCCGCTGGCGCGGCCGGATCGCCCGCCGACGCCGAGACGGTAGAATCGCCGCCGGACGACGGGACGACCGACTCAACAGCCGTGACCGAGCCGACCGACGGGGCGGACGAGACGCCACCGGAGCGGCCCGAGGCGGAACCCGACGCGCCGGGAATCACGGACAGCGGTGAGGGGGCCACGGAGCCGCCGACGCCGGGGATCACCGACGAGCCGGCGGGGGCGGCCGACGAAGCCGAGATCGAACCCGCGGAATCGACCGACGAGCGCCCCTCCGAACCGGACGGTGACGAGGGCGAATCGACGGACTCGGCGCGCGACGAGCGACCCCCGGCCAGCGATACGTCGCCCGAAGCCGTCAGCGCGGCCGCCGAAAAGCTCACCGAGGGCGGCGCGTGGGAGGACGTCGAAGAGGACTCGAGCGACGACGAGGACGCTGGCGGGGTGGCGGACGACGCCTCCGCCGGCGGCGACGGCGACTACGAGCGTCGACTCGAGCAGGAGGCCCAGTGGCGACAGACGCGGAACATCCCCTCGATCGACCCCGAGCGGACGACCGACTCGGCCGCGGGCGGTCGAACCCCGTCCCGCCGGGTCGGGATGCAGCCGCAGTCGATCACGCGCCCCGACCGGGAGCGCGAGGAGTCTCCGACCGCGGCGGACGCGACGGCCGATCGAACTGGAGGGAGTCCGGACTCAGAGGACGCCCTCGAGTCGGACATGCTCGAGCGGGAGGACACGATCGACCAGCTCACCCAGCGCGTCGAGGAGCTCGAGCGCCGCCGGCGCGCCCTGCACGAGCGGGCCGAGGCACTCGAGACCGAGCGCGACCGCGTCCGCGCGGAGAACCAGGAGCTGACGGCGACCGTCGAGCGCCTTCGGACGAAGATCACGGAGCTCGAGTCGGCGCTCGGCGACGCCGGTTCGGGGTCGGACGCCGACCCCGACCGACGGACCCAGCTCTCCCCGCGGGAGGCGCTGGCCGAGACGAACTTGTTCGTCCGGTACGCCTCGAAGAGCCGACCCACCCTCGAGCGGGCCCACGAGGGTCAGGCCGACAGGGAGGAGGTGGCGGAGAACCTCCAGCTCGAGCACCACACCGGGTTCGACGCGGCGGACGTCTCGGTCGTCGGCCAGCCCTACGAGGAGTTTCTCACCGACTCGATGGAGTTCCAGTTCGTCGACTGGCTCACGGAGACCCTGCTGTACGAGATCCGCGATACGGGGCGCGCCGACGCGCTCGCGGACCTCTACGACTCGATCCCGTGGATCGACCGGACGGAACTCGACGCGACGATCTCGCTGGCCGACGACGCCACCGACGACGTTCCCGACGCCGTCAGCTTCGACGTCGTCGCCTTCGACAAGATGGGGAACCCGCTGATCGTCGCGAACATCAACGATTCGCGCGAGCCGGCGACCCGTGAGATGCTCGCCGAGATGGAAGAAGACGCCTCGGCTGTCAAGGCGAACTATCCGGACCTCGGCGCGGCGGTGGTCGTCACCTCGAGTTACTTCGAGCCGGGTGCACTCGAGGTCACCGAGGAGGCGACGTCAGGGGGCTTTCTCAGCCGCAGCTCGAAGCTGAGTTACGTGACGCTGTCGCGAAAACAGGGAGGCTATCACCTGTGTCTCGTGGAGGCGCGGTCGGGCGGCTTCCACATGACCGTTCCCGAACTCTAG
- a CDS encoding class I SAM-dependent methyltransferase, protein MNRRADVRDTYDRIAAHFASTREYAWPEVESFLEGRTGSVGLDLGCGNCRHAELLAARCDRVVGLDVSRGLLEAGRARAADREFAVSLLQGDAAALPLREGAVGLAVYVATLHHLPTREDRLSSLNELARVLAADGAGLVSAWSTAHDRFDRDDGFDTTVEWTLPGGETVDRFYHIYAPEEFVADLEASELVLEEWELSSGNCYAVVGGEE, encoded by the coding sequence ATGAACCGTCGGGCGGACGTCCGCGACACCTACGACCGGATCGCCGCACACTTCGCCTCGACGCGGGAGTACGCCTGGCCCGAAGTCGAGTCGTTTCTGGAGGGGCGGACGGGATCGGTCGGACTCGACCTCGGCTGTGGCAACTGTCGCCACGCCGAGTTGCTCGCCGCCCGCTGTGACCGCGTCGTCGGCCTCGACGTGAGCCGGGGCCTCCTCGAGGCCGGCCGGGCGCGGGCCGCCGACCGGGAGTTCGCGGTGTCCCTGCTCCAGGGTGACGCGGCGGCGCTTCCCCTCCGGGAGGGCGCGGTCGGTCTGGCGGTGTACGTCGCGACGCTGCACCACCTTCCGACGCGCGAGGATCGTCTCTCGAGTCTGAACGAACTCGCCCGGGTTCTCGCCGCCGACGGCGCGGGGCTGGTCAGCGCCTGGAGCACGGCTCACGACCGGTTCGACCGCGACGACGGCTTCGACACGACCGTCGAGTGGACGCTGCCCGGCGGCGAGACGGTCGACCGGTTCTACCACATCTACGCGCCCGAGGAGTTCGTGGCCGACCTCGAGGCGAGCGAGCTGGTCCTCGAGGAGTGGGAGCTCTCGAGCGGAAACTGCTACGCCGTCGTCGGCGGCGAGGAGTGA
- a CDS encoding VOC family protein — translation MSGIVFFGTTALAETVAFYVDEVGAAVWLEQPDCTICRYDNLLFGFCERDRAETDGILTFVLESADAVDDAYDHLEAHAVEEPHENPRYEIYQFFAEDPEGRTVEFQTFRHETPAIE, via the coding sequence ATGTCCGGAATCGTCTTCTTCGGTACGACGGCGCTCGCGGAGACCGTCGCGTTCTACGTCGACGAGGTCGGCGCAGCGGTGTGGCTCGAGCAACCCGACTGTACGATCTGTCGTTACGACAATCTGCTGTTCGGCTTCTGTGAGCGCGACCGCGCGGAGACCGACGGAATCCTCACGTTCGTCCTCGAGAGCGCCGACGCGGTCGACGACGCGTACGATCACCTCGAGGCACACGCCGTCGAGGAACCACACGAGAACCCGCGTTACGAGATCTACCAGTTCTTCGCCGAGGACCCGGAGGGCCGAACCGTCGAGTTCCAGACGTTCCGCCACGAGACCCCGGCGATCGAGTGA
- a CDS encoding GNAT family N-acetyltransferase, translated as MEIDVLGWPPDGPTLRLDHERFSYAGKFVMSNTGKAVARDGGEIVAAVAFNEDRTDAERLWLRYVTVARERRGEGIGPRLIAVVRDRAVARGYGRLRIAVNNPYAYEALSRVGFRYTGETTGIAELILEFRADESGRASGAGRAIDPDRYREGLAAFRGRDLSEEERTFLENYLERGPPTRLE; from the coding sequence GTGGAGATCGACGTACTGGGCTGGCCGCCGGACGGGCCGACGCTCCGCCTCGACCACGAGCGGTTCAGCTACGCCGGGAAGTTCGTCATGTCGAACACCGGGAAGGCGGTCGCCCGAGACGGCGGCGAGATCGTCGCGGCGGTCGCGTTCAACGAGGACCGGACCGACGCGGAGCGCCTCTGGCTCCGGTACGTCACCGTCGCACGCGAGCGCCGCGGCGAGGGGATCGGCCCCCGGCTGATCGCGGTCGTCCGCGACCGCGCCGTCGCGCGCGGCTACGGGCGCCTCCGGATCGCGGTGAACAACCCTTACGCCTACGAGGCGCTGTCGCGAGTTGGATTTCGGTACACCGGCGAGACGACGGGGATCGCGGAGCTGATCCTCGAGTTCCGGGCTGACGAGAGCGGGCGGGCGAGCGGCGCCGGTCGGGCCATCGATCCCGACCGCTACCGGGAGGGTCTCGCGGCGTTTCGCGGTCGGGACCTCTCCGAGGAGGAACGGACGTTCCTCGAGAACTACCTCGAGCGCGGCCCGCCGACGCGACTCGAGTAG